ATATTATACCTTTCAACAGCAGGTTTCCGCTATTTTCATCACCATGGTTATTTTTACACTTTGCTTTTTCCGCAATAGATGTCATAATACATAAAAATCCACCGGGTAATTGGGGGATGATATGAAAGCTGTTATCCAGATGATATTGGCGGCAGTATTAATAGCGGTATTGCCGCTTGCAGGATGCTCGCCAGCCGGGCCGACCGGAATCATCATCGAGGAAAAAGATTTTACCGACTTCACCCGCGTTAGAGTCGAGGGTACCTTCACCATTGAAATAGCCCGCTCGGACACCTTCAGCACCACCATCAGCGCCGACAGCAGCTTTTTTGACTATGTCGCCGTTGACAAAGAAGGGGACACGCTGAGAATATACCTCAATCCACATCACACCTTTACCGATTTTACCCTGCAAGCCAGAACACTGAAGGCCAAAATCACCATGCCCGTACTGCGCGAACTGCAACTGGCCGGAGCCAGCAAAGGGACTATCAGCGGTTTCAACTCCACTGAAGACCTGAAGCTCAACATATCAGGCGCCAGTAACCTGAACACAAAGGATATTGAGGCGGACGGTGCTGAACTGGAAATATCGGGGGCAAGCGAGATCAACGGCAACCTGAACGCCGGTGATACCAGGCTCACCGTCAGCGGGGCAAGCAAGGTTACGATAAAAGGGGCCGCCAGCAATATTATCGTCGATG
Above is a window of Dehalococcoidales bacterium DNA encoding:
- a CDS encoding head GIN domain-containing protein → MKAVIQMILAAVLIAVLPLAGCSPAGPTGIIIEEKDFTDFTRVRVEGTFTIEIARSDTFSTTISADSSFFDYVAVDKEGDTLRIYLNPHHTFTDFTLQARTLKAKITMPVLRELQLAGASKGTISGFNSTEDLKLNISGASNLNTKDIEADGAELEISGASEINGNLNAGDTRLTVSGASKVTIKGAASNIIVDASGASKIDMAGFPVQNADVTLSGASEATLNIKGELDTVLRDASRLYFLGNPTMGNISISGASTIKHK